The Candidatus Desulfatibia profunda genome contains the following window.
CCAAAGAGGCCATGGAAAAAATGGCGACCGACTCCTTTGCGCTGCTCATTTCCGATATCGTCATGCCGGAAATGAACGGACTGGAACTTTTGAAACTGGTCAAAAAGGAATGGCCCCTGACCAAAGCGGTCATGATGACGGCTTATGCTTCCACTGATACCGCCGTTAGGTCCATC
Protein-coding sequences here:
- a CDS encoding response regulator, producing MATAAKIMVVDDEKQICRNVAKILSKNNLEVVQATSAKEAMEKMATDSFALLISDIVMPEMNGLELLKLVKKEWPLTKAVMMTAYASTDTAVRSI